AAGCTTCAGTTAATCAAGGTAGTTtggttgtttcattttcattcatttttggCCTTGGGACACTTTCCATGTTCTCTCTCACAACCTGTGTGTCTGCTTCTCTGATTGCTCTGCCTGTAGTAAAACTCCCATTGACTTTGAGAACAGAACAGAGATCTCTATCTACTACTTTAGAAACATTACCACATTGAAACTTCTTATGCAAAGGATGGTTGTCTCAAAATTATCTAATAAATATATACTAtacaaaaataacaatttataCATGAATAATACACGTATACTTTCTATCTACAAGGCACAGAACTCTACTCAGAAGCACTTAGGATATCTAGTAACCTCTAAGGTCATTGACCAAGTTTTGTTGCTTTCTGAATCTTGcacttttaaaaccttttacTTGTATTCTGTTTTGGGAGATGGATGAACTATTTGCTGTGCAGGAGAGTAACACTGCTGTCCCTCCATCCCATAACCAtttcaagcttttcttttttgtttttatcaatTTTAATAGTTTATTTATGAAACAAGTGATGGCTGAGTACAGGAAAACAGTCAAGTAATAGCATAATATTATCAGTCTGTGCTACCTATGGTATGAAAATCTACTTCAGAGTGCTGCCATTGCTAGGCACAAAAATCTGTTGATCCTACAAGCTCTTAAGGCTTCTAGGATTACAAATTTGTAGGATTACAGATTCATGAGTGCCATCTACTGGTTCACTATCTACAATTTACTCATACATACCCTTAAGAGCTTTCACAGGAAAAGGTCTCCAAAATGCTTTACAAAGTGTTGGGAATTAAGATTACTTGACAGCAGTTGTTTCCAGAAACTGATTTGGTGCCTTCTGACATTAGAACATTTAAGAATTAGAAGATTAAGAATATGCCAGTGTTTTTTTGtcacaaaacaaagcattccAGTAATACATATGCTTACATTTAGAAACTTCATTTAGAATAAATTTTCCTGATAGTTATCTATGAAACAACCTGCACAGTGACTTAGAGACTGGAATTTTTCACAATAcgtctttttttttattaaatggcTTTATCGTGTAAGATGATAGCATTTGACAAAAAGGCAAGCTAATTACTTTGCATAGGCTAACAATTGTACAGTCTGTTAACAAAATATACTATCGGATCCATCTGCTTAATACATTAGCTATGACCTTTTTGATTTGCTCATAGCAGCATAACGAactttgttgtgttttcagCCAAATCTATTTATACTTTTGACTTgaagctgtgatttttatcttGACATTGCTCCAGTTATATAGACcaaatttaaaatcaaaggGTAAAGACATGTCACTACATCTTTCAGACCTGGGAATGTGTTAAATggtaataataattacaaatcATACTTTCTAAAATTCAAATGGCATTAATACAGTTTCCTCCTGAGTGTAATGCAAAATGACTGCTATCAAAACAGCTCGGTCCTGTGCAAAGGACAAAGGGCAGCAAAGCATTGCCATTAGAGAAATCCATATAGCACTGAGCATAATCAATATCATCTTGCCTATGTGAGCAATGTCTTATAGTTTTCCACTACTGTTTATATTGGATAAGCTCCAGCTGGCTGGGAGTTGTAGCCCATACAGGACATGACTGTTGCCAGTGACCTCACCTTTTTAACCACATCATGCAATTTAACTCAAACACTACTTCACAGGGGTTAGAATATTTATGGTAACTGCCAAGACTACAGTTCCCCAAACCGCTCATATAGCAGAACCAAACTGGGTTTAGCCATGCTGTAGATTATTAGGAAACGCTGCCATACAAACAAGGCTTCAGTTagtaaacagagaaaaaaggctGCTTCTGCATTGGCATGAAATTTCACACAGATGTCTTCTTTGTGACCTTCAATACAGTAATCATACATATACACAGTTTTTACTGTGGTGATATTTTTGGTTGTTGAAAGGGAATGTTGTATCTACTCCACTCTCCATGCTTTGGTTTTAGGGTAAAGTCACCTGGGTGGTTGTGAGTTTccctgaaggaaaagaaatggtcATTCTTCTCATGACTGACTGCTCTCTGTGCCTCAAAGAACTATcaactttaaaatacataaatcacCTCCACTGATGTCCAACTGTAGCACAGATACTGCTCTTTTGTGGCACTATCAAGTAATAATACTAGTACTCACACCAGGTAGTGCTGCTGACATGCCTCCTCCTTATTTGAGCTGATGTTTCTGCTACCTGGTTTTGCAGACCTGTCTCAATATACTCGGCTTATGTCCACTAAGGTCAGAAATGAAACTTTTAGCCAGAACCAAAATGATACCAGGCTGGAGAATGTGTCACTGTGCTAGATAAATAATAATGACTGATCACTACCATGATTACACCATAACCTGTGTTTAACAGCCCTAAGAAGGTTTCCAAAGGGTACTTTGAAAATATACCCCCCTACTGATGTTGCTTATATGACTACAGTATTTGTCCTTTATTTAATGTTCTGGCCAGAATCAGTTGTTACCTTTCACTTCCTCCAACAGACCAGCTCAACGTCAAGACCAGACCTTTCACTTCAGCTCATATTTTTTGATGGTGAAGAAGCCTTTGTCCGGTGGTCCCCTTCTGACTCCCTCTATGGATCTCAACACTTAGCTCAAAAAATGGTATCTACTCCACATCCACCTGGTTCAACAACAAATGAGCTGCAAGGCATAGTAAGTGGCTTTCACATCCATAATGAGTAATagtaaattgcattttaaaaatatttaattagtaATTGGCAAAATTCCTAGGATACCATGAACCACACCAAAGGTAATGGCAGAAGCAGGCTCATGGAAATTTTATGAGATGTGGTAAAATAGAGTTGGCAAAAGATTTTTCAGGTGAATCTGCTTAGACCTTCCCCATGCAAGTATGAGGAGtcatagcaaaataaaaacacacaaacgTGTTAGAAAATAAACTAGGATACCCACTTTCTTCAACAGAGATAATTCAAAGACACCAGGAAAGAGCACACACTATCAGTTGATGAGCAAACCTCTCCTAGCTCAGTGCTAAGCTACAGCAAGCTGTTTCTGTTTGATTCCTACTAACATTCTGCTTGTCTGCTCCCTTCTCCTGGCAGCCTTCTAGTTTCTCCAGTCACTgctgaaacactttttttctgccactgtATCTTGTGACTCATAAAATGTCTTTCCCTTGACAGACTCTTATTCTCTGGGGAAGAAGcaatttcctcttctttctccccacctaccagtttttcttttaaagggaTATAACACACAAGCTGCAAACAAAGCAATGCAGTCTGCTCCATCTTGAGGAACAGAGAAACAGCCTACCTTTTTCCAACTTGGACAGACAGCAAAATGCCCAAGATTGGAATTGGGTTCTGCTAATTAGGCATCATGGTAGAAAAGCCAGGTCTTTGGCCAGAGCTATGAAAAATCCAGTCATGACCTATACAGAAACTGAGAGGttttattgctgctgctgttgatgGTATAATAGTAAAGAATTCAGTATTAAATACTCTTTCTTCTGTAGGACCTGCTTGTACTACTGGATTTAATTGGTGCACCAAACCCTGTCTTTCccaattattttccaaaaactATTAGATGGTTTCAGAGGCTTCAAGCAATTGGTAAGAAGATGGGATTGGGCTTTTAACAAATTTGAAAATTTAGTGTGTAGTTTCTGAAATAAGTATTAAGTATTAAGCtctgtaaataagttttttttttattacttttgttttaCAGTTATTTAATAATGTAAAAGTTCCATTTGATGCATCTTAAAcctgaacaaatattttaatatttaattcatTAAATAACTGAGGAAGATTCTAatgtttaattaattaaataactGAGGAAGATTCCCAGACACTTGGAAGCCAGGAAGCAAGATTCTATTACTGATTCTCGCTCTGTCATTCTTGGGAACGTGTttcacttctgtgtttcagttctCACTTCTGTAAAATGACAATAATAGCACCAATCTTGAGGTCTTCTAAGTActaaacaaatggaaaaaaaaacagtcaccaacttctttttcttctttgacagAAAAAGCTTCCATGTAAGCAGCCTCATATTGTCCAAAAGTTGTAATAATCACTTTCATTGTGTATAACAGAAGAAGGTCTACACAACATGAACCTGTTGAAGAATCACCTCATTGAAAGGCAGTATTTCCAGACTACTTCACATCGAGGCTTAGTTGAAGATGATCatattccatttttattaagaGGTACTGGAAGCtcttatattttaaagtataaattGAGTAACAAATGCATCATTTAGCGAACAAGAAAATGCATATGATCCTgtctttcaggcttttttttccccaacgTGAGGGTTCCAAATCCAGCTTCGTTCAGGCAGTTTTCAAAAACTTAGCAGAATAAAAGCAGTGGTAAAACAAATCCATCCTCATTTTGCAGGAGCACAGCTCCAGTGGCACAGAGATAATGAACATTTCTGTCAGCAGTAGTGTCCTACAAAGATAAGCAACTCTGATCCAGTGGGATGTCACTACATGCCATGCTAGACAACTAGTTACTATTTCTAGGAGCAGTTACTCACTCAAGGGTCATATCTTCAAAGACTAGAAAAATCTCTAAAGATCTGTTGTCAAAGTTACAGCAAAGCTCACTGTTACCTGTTTAAATTTGGAGCAAATGACTTCTGCAAAAAATCAGATACTCAAACATGACATCCTTACTCCCTAAAGACAATGGAGGTTTTGCAGCTGTCAGCTTGAGGGATGGGAAAAATGCATAGAGTAGTCAGCAGAAATAGCAAAGGACACAATATGCCTGAAATTGTTCCTGGAATTAGGCACATAACCTGAAACTGGGATTCCCTACCTAAGCATTTCTCCAGTCAGATACCTACATGATAGCCTCTGACTTTGTGTTTATTCGTTTCCTATGGGATTAAAtcaaagaaagggaaaacagttGTACTACTGCTGCCACCTTGTCAAGCTACATTAAAGCACTTGTCCAAATTCAACGTGTGACTCCATGTCCTTCAAGTACTCAGCAGAACATCTTCAAAACTAAGCTGGGCTGAAGAGGGGCAATAGATAAGAGTAATCTCTTCTGTTTGAAATCTTCCACTGTACAGCAAGGACTAGAAGAGTTATATTGCCAGAGAAGAGTTAACCAAAAAGGAATGTAACACTAGTTCAATGAGGAGGGTGTCTACctaggaaaggaaggaggtATCTTCATATCTAGCCCCTAATTTTACCATTGCTTATGTTCTGTTAACTACTGAGTAATGTGAAAATGCACACACAGCTTTGGAAGCAGGCACAGAGCACCTACACCTCTCCACTGAGCTATGGTTACTGTGTTCTGCTCAATGGCTCTTCAACTCAAGAgatctttcatttttcacaccAACACAGGGCGCAGGGCCAGCAAAACCAACACAGCCATCTTATACGTGTCCAGCAGTATCAAAAATCCTGCATGGGAGAAGCAGATAGAGGAAGACTATGACTACActtcaaaaactttttttaataatatgatTAACACCtagtgaagaaaacagattcCTTAATGGTATGCAGCTGaaaaattaaagaggaaaagTAGTAAAACGGGAAAGAGGCTGGGGAGAAACAATGCTCCCCCAAAAAGTGAACAGGAAGCAGAAGACTGATTTCACTCATCTTTTACCTACAAGCTGCAGTATGTATAGGTGTCTtgatgtatgtatatatatgcagcGATTCAGATCCTAGTGAAGGGAAGTTCTTTTGTCTGAGGATAACAGTGGTTCtattttacagtgaaaatacaAACACCCTATTTTACCATTCATGGAGAGGActaaaaaatgcttcaaaaagTGTAGAGTCTTAACACTGTCACAAGAGCATGGTCATTAGTTTTAGGTCTGGGGAGCTGAAGTGGTTTCTCTGTCCTCCTGTAGTGTCTAGAAACCAGATCAACAACTACAATGCAAAGGAtctaataataacaataacaataacaataataataataataataataataatcaagtATCACAATAAAACCACTAGCTACAGGTGccttaaagaaacaaagagggCAAAGTACACTAAGGGAAGGAAGGTGCCAGAtttaggaaacaaacaataaaatggATGGGCTGCAGtaagagacttaaaaaaaagaaaaagaaggtaaaaaaggGGAGCTGCAATAACACACACACCTCTATATAAAGTAAGCTTATTGTCTAGTTACCTGACTCTGTTGCTGAATGGCAATGTTATCAATTGGCCTAACAGAACTTCTCTAATATTTCTTCCCCAAATTTCACTTTCCTTTTAATAGGGGTTCCGGTCCTGCATCTGATTCCATCCCCCTTTCCTGCAGTATGGCATACCATGGAGgacacagaagaaaaccttGACAAACCCACTATTGACAATCTCAACAAAATCCTCCAAGTGTTTGTACTGGAGTATCTAAACCTGTGATAGACAAAATGGCAACAAATTCCACTccattttaaatactgtttgctCACCTTCACATTTGCTGTTTTATTGCTTTGAAGAGCACTTAAGTGGCTCTTGCTAGAATGATTATGAATTCAGCTGTTCCTGACCCAGTGTATTGTGAAATCAAATAAGATAGTATTAAATAAGAATTAGTTTCAGCCTGGAATTAATTTGATCTTTCCACGTCTTTCCTCTGAATAAAAAGCCCCAGAATTTTTCCAGATTGTCATCACTGTTTTATGTCACATATTAAGATCCCTGGGGGGAATGCCTTATGACTTACCCTGGTTGGGTATGACCAACTTTGGCAGTGTTCAGCACTGGATTTTTATACCACAATACCAAAAGAGGCAAAAatcacagtaaaacaaaaagccatAGCCTGTAATATCAGAAAAAGATACTCACCAGATACTTCACCTATGCTTTTACATTCCTTACTAGAATTATTCAGTAAATTTAGTATAACACTCTGGAAAAAATTCAGCCTGGAATGAAATCAACAGGAGAAGCCAAAATAAACAGTACGCAAAAGCTACCTACAGAATTATGGTTTCCACTGGTAAGAAAAAGATGAGagcatctgaagaaaaaaaaaataaataaatatcaagCTGGTAGAGGATGAACTGTTAGTATGTTACTGCACCAAAATTCTTCCATTAGAAAACCTGGgcaaagagatggaaaaaggaaataagataTGGAGTTGCAGGCATGTCAGATTTCGCATGTATTTTACCATTTTCCTAAaccaaacatttctgaagataAGACAAGTATttacacacacattttcaagttgcaatagaaaaatgtatttacagcaATGCAAATTTGTAAATTTTTAGTATTACAGGACAGCCTGAAAATGAAATTCGATATGGTTTTGTTGCTCAAGATGAAACAAAAGGATTTGGTTTTCCCATTGCTTTAACATTTGTgagaaatgttttgattttgcaTGCAACTTCTGAAATAGAATACAATGAGAATTGTAAAAATTGGACAGATGTGTTTATTTTGAGATATTACTCTACATCTGTGTAAATACAAAGCTATTTGAACTCTTTGCTATCATACTTCAGTCTATGAGAAAACACTCTAAATAACTACATCTTCTGAAGTTTGAATACTCTGAGCAGTATAAGCCACCTACTGCACTCTCTTAAGTGGCAAAGAAAGGTAACAAAATGGTTATATAAGGAAAAACCAGACATGAGTTTGTGTGGCTAATTTCATTCTTACAGGTGAACTCATACTGATGTTCTTTATACTTTGCAGGGCCTCTGAAAAACAGTATGCATTTGCAGTGTGCAGTGCTACTTTGCGTCTTCAAGAATTTgaaaattaacttaaaataGCCTTCATTATGACATGTGGGATCAGAGGGAAAAACCTGATTTCTAAAAAACTGTTGAAACCATAGTAGTACAGCAAATCTCTGGCATTTCAGTTTTGTCACCAGCTCTCACTACCTGAACATGCAGTTCTCTTGAGTTTTATTTACTCAGTTCAAAGAAACAAGATACAGGTTAGTATAATATCATTTAATGGTTCTCAAAACATGGAGAAAACATAAAGaggcttgctttattttttttttcccttgggtttttggggttgttttttttggtacagGAAAAGAAGGCCATCTCTTAACTAGATGTGAGTCCTGGAAAGTGTTTACAGAGGGGAGGGTCATCATCTTAGATATTTATATGATCTGtcattcatttgaaaaataactgctgGAAGGAAGACTTATATCAGCCCAGTAACCAGATGAATCCAAGAATCTAAGCTCCCAAAGGCACAAGAACCTGAAGTAGTCTGAGAAGACATGGTGCAAGGTGGGTTCTCACTGCTActacagcagagaggagcaagCAGGTAGGAGAAAGTCTAGCCATTTGATAAAATacccagaaaacaaagaatgcAAGTGAAAAGATCAGGACTGGTATCTCTTCCACTCTCAGTTTCAATATTGAATATCACAAAGTATCCAGAGCCATAGGATTTGGACATGCACGTACAGATAATCACTTCAGAATTCAGAGAGAGGCTTTATGCTGAAGAACCTATCCCTGGGCAGTTTCTCTGTCCCTATTGGGTGGCGGCAGCAGGGGATAGAAATCAAATGAGGGACTTCAACTAATATAATGATTACACAAATCAGCAGAATCACTGCACAGGTTCTTTGCTTGAATAGCATTTGTCACATCTCAGTCagggggaacaaaaaaaaaataatcgaTCTACCTCCCAGGAGAGGCTGTCACTGGCTTGTCAGTCCTCCCAGAGGTGTCTGTGGTTATGAATTGGGTGAAGAGACGCAGAACAGAATGAACTCGAGCCATTACTCAGTAGGTAAAGCTGTAAAAAGCCCTCATATTACATTAGTAATTTATATCATAGCAGGCATTGTAGCTCCTTTTGTATCAGGACAATGCAGTTTTTCACAAGAATCTTAAGCCTATATAATGGTCTATGCCCCTCAAATTCTCTAAACCTTGATGCTTTTATTTACAAGTGCAGTGATCCTATGTGATTGCAGTTGGAACAAGTTCAGAGAGTAACAATGCCAAATCCTCTGGTAGAAATGACAGTGAGTACCagtcctctttcttctcttcctggaATAGCTTTCCTATCAATAGGAATGAAGACAATATAAACTAACAATTCTTATTCACCACATTTCAAATAAACACTTAGATCGCGACCACCTATCAGCAAAATACAattagaaaagacaaaaatgcagtaaaaatgttttctgtagaaTTATTACAAGGCCTCAAGTCTATATTGGTAGCAGACCCAGCAAAACAGTTCTGAAGTTTCACAGATGTGCTCATTGAACTGAAGTATTACCCGAGAGTATCACTTAAACAATCAGTATCTGTAAAAAGATAACTATAAAATCTTGTACACAAATTACGacttttttcttgtcatttaatgacactgattttatttcccttgtATAAAAGGAGACATTTTACTCTGTGCTGATTTAACAGATATTCTTAATATATTCATAACAATAAAGCAGCTAAAAAGCTGTTCTAATGTCTAAAAGAATCTTTAACATCTACACATATGATAGATATTGTAAACAATCactcaaaaaaataatcctgttaaAGTGTTTATATTGCACTCAGAATTCTAGGATTCTCATTCTCCCTTCTCATTTTAAATCAAAGATTcgcttcattttttaataaaatggagCTTTAAATTTCTACTAAAAACAAGAAGGCATGAAACTAATATAATACAATGTAtgtaaaatgtcagaaaaaggGCAAGTGTGTGTTTATGAAACTGGAGTAAGAAACAATTCTCAAATAGGCCACAGGAGAGTAGTATATTGTAAACATTCTGCTGGCTCTAAGGTGTTGCAGATCCTGTAGAGAGTGCAGCCTAGTTCAGCACCCAAGAGGTACAGAGAATCTGTTCAAGTGTTCTGTACTTCAGAGGATTTCCATGCAGCAATGGCACATGTAACAGACTACACATAAAGACAGAATAATGAAACAAAGATGACTACTGAGCTAATACTGACCTCATAGAAACACAGCCAATTGTTACAAGTTCATTGTAATTTTTAAGTGCAATTTTCCAGGTCGTTACATTTTCTAACATAGCAATGAAACTGTTACTCTTGCTGCAAATGAAGTACAGAACTAGATTCCCTACTTGCAGCTTACACAGACTGTATACACACCAGTGGCAGTCTGGACACTACCCTCAGCCTAAAACATCCCCATAAGATCCCATCATGCAGAATGTCACCGTGCTTTGTTTACAAGAGTGACACCCTCTCTCCATGCATTGGAGTGAGAAACACAGGAAGTggacagaataaaaaaaccgAAACCAGGAGAGAAATGTCCttatgcagaaaaagaaatcctcaGCCCGTGTGAAGAAACCACAGATCTTGAGAATTCAAATGAAGGCTGTTTTTTCCCAACTCAGTTTCACAAGAGAAAGATTTCTCTATCAAACCCATTATCTTCAGGTAACATTAATACCTTTGGAGTCCCTGAGATACTACAGCTCCATATAACCATCCTGGACAAACGGAGAGACTTAGTATGCAGATTAACAAGGTGGAAGCCAATATATAGCACCCTGAGTTGCACATGAAACAACAGGAATGGGCAACCCATTCCTTAACAGCCAAGAGATGCAGAAGAAAGTGCAGAGGAAGTATTGGCTAGCGAACTAGAAGACACACTgtacaggagaagaaaataaaaatgaagtctttCTAAAAGGCCTTCCCATGTTATCAACGTagtaaagaaaaagcagagagaagagctCTCTGAGAAAGACCCTGAAGAAACAAGACCTTCTAGATGTAGAGTAGAATTATAATGCAAATGCAGACACAAGTTAGGCAGTCTTGTTCCAAGTGTACCCCAAAGTTTAAGCACTCTAGTAATGACTTTATGAACTGTCAGTGATCACTGACCTGTACTCTGGATATAAACcaggaatataaatattttttcctctgaaactacagaaaaaaatacaaggaggAAAAGTACAAAGTCGCAATTGAATCAGAGAATACTTTCCatagttaaaaattaaatactggcTTCAGAAACAATACAGCCATCTGCTCTGTATCTTAAATAGGGTTAACTGTGAAAAAGAGGTTCTTGTAAAATCTTCAGTTTGAAACACTTTATTTCCCAGTATATTGCTATATAATTTTGCAGTTAAACCAAAAAGGAGTATCAGAGATGAATATGGAATACTTACAAAATGAATTAGAATTTGAAATGCCAGATTGTCTTCACAATCACTACAATATGAATATTGATGGatttttgcaatgaaaaaataattacgaCTTTGCCAAAAGATGGCTTAATACAACAATCAAAACATCTCTGAAAACTGGGACTTGTATTTCTGCAATTTCCTATCCTCTCAGATACTTAACATTCAGTAAGGAAttctcattagaaaaaaaagctacCTGGTTGCAATTTTACTCACTTATGGAGTTGTGCTGTATTTCAATACAttcttgggaaaataaaatttaaaaaaattaatagaaacagACACTCTATAAAAACTATGCAAAGTATTGTAagtctggaaaatatttgtggCATTACACAGGATactgcaaaagcaaagaaaaaaaatgcaatttcccTATTTCATGAATATGAACAATGCACTTGTTCCCAGCCATTTAGAATGATCTGACATTCcaaatgtttataaaaattGGGTAATAAAAGAATTAAGTCAATACCCTTAAGTACAATAAATAATGCTGTTTATTATGGTCGAGGTTGCCCATGAGTGTTTGTTCCATATCTGCTTGGGACATTTGTAAAACCAGTTCTGAACCCTTGAGTTGCTCCCATTCCTGGTATTCCAAATCCTTGATTGAGTGCACTGCTGTAGGGTGCGGATCCATGATTAAAGCCCAATCCATGGGGCCTTGTCTGAGTGTTTAAAAGGATGACTGGATTCACATTTTTGCCTGgtgtattaaaagaaaattctggCGGTGGGCTGCTGGGCTTAGCTGGAGTGGATGTCACAGGGTTCAAATTATCTGCAGCTTTCAAAGATGGCATTGGAATAATATGATGATCCGAAACGTTCAGAATATTGTTTGCAATAGGCACAG
The Apus apus isolate bApuApu2 chromosome 3, bApuApu2.pri.cur, whole genome shotgun sequence genome window above contains:
- the QPCT gene encoding glutaminyl-peptide cyclotransferase, producing MARGEGAAAAPRLLGALCLSALACFQLVRGREAGAEWTLEKYAHQPKILHSDAIQEVAANTNVSEMWENDLRPFLIERYSGSPGNYIVRQHIKHRLQRLQAGWEIEEDTFQRYTPYGYKTFSNIISTLNPSAKRHLVLACHYDSKFFQQQWQERVFVGATDSAVPCAMILELARALDNKLQLIKTSSTSRPDLSLQLIFFDGEEAFVRWSPSDSLYGSQHLAQKMVSTPHPPGSTTNELQGIDLLVLLDLIGAPNPVFPNYFPKTIRWFQRLQAIEEGLHNMNLLKNHLIERQYFQTTSHRGLVEDDHIPFLLRGVPVLHLIPSPFPAVWHTMEDTEENLDKPTIDNLNKILQVFVLEYLNL